A single Xiphias gladius isolate SHS-SW01 ecotype Sanya breed wild chromosome 22, ASM1685928v1, whole genome shotgun sequence DNA region contains:
- the dscc1 gene encoding sister chromatid cohesion protein DCC1, with protein sequence MRTLEEVQATLQIAKLKEEDLKKTIHCLTFGENVASADYCLMELDDTLCKHIEAGQTLVIRGDKDEHAVLCSGDKTYDLKIADTSNLLLFVPGCRTPDQLTNSPDSSQVVHAQIWGFCNSYWELRKQRPKLRKLSKLLKENPYEGPVLGAQAENTENRYTMQDLLERIQASEEEIKTHLETIHACQIDGYWRMLDFDYEMKLLGHVTQLVDSESWSFNKVPLQISLEELAPLEPKGMIEHCLNCYGKPYTENDEVFYALHEDKVCRGVALMLLQNAVKFNLREFQEVWQQSVPEGMSTRLDQLKSVALVDRMSRPETICLLRVEELPEDTLERFNHLFTLREKWTEEDITPYIQDLCGEKQTTGALLTKYARSSMQNGIKVFNSRRPVAR encoded by the exons ATGAGAACTTTAGAGGAGGTGCAGGCCACGCTGCAGATCGCCAAACTGAAAGAAGAGGATCTAAAGAAAACAATCCACTGTCTGACTTTTGGGGAAAATGTTGCGTCTGCAGACTACTGCCTGATGGAGCTGGACGACACACTGTGCAAACACATAGAAGCTGGCCAAAC TCTAGTGATTCGGGGGGATAAAGATGAGCATGCAGTGCTCTGTAGTGGTGACAAGACCTATGATCTTAAAATAGCTGACACCTccaacctgctgctgtttgtacCAGGATGCAGAACGCCAGACCAACTCACTAACAGCCCAGACAGCTCTCAAGTGGTGCACGCACAG ATCTGGGGATTTTGCAACAGCTACTgggaactgaggaaacagcgTCCTAAACTGAGGAAACTGTCAAAGCTTTTAAAGGAGAATCCTTATGAAGGACCTGTTTTAGGAGCACAGGCAGAGAACACAGAGAACAGG TACACAATGCAGGATCTGTTGGAGAGGATCCAGGCCAGTGAAGAGGAGATAAAGACCCACTTAGAGACCATCCATGCCTGTCAAATAGATG gCTACTGGCGCATGCTGGACTTTGACTATGAGATGAAGCTGCTCGGTCATGTGACTCAGCTGGTGGATTCTGAGTCGTGGTCCTTCAACAAGGTTCCCCTTCAAATCAGTCTGGAAGAGTTAGCCCCGCTGGAGCCCAA AGGGATGATCGAGCACTGTTTGAACTGCTATGGGAAACCTTATACTGAAAacg ACGAAGTGTTTTACGCATTGCATGAGGATAAAGTCTGTAGAGGCGTAGCACTAATGCTGCTGCAGAACGCTGTCAAGTTCAACCTAAGGGAGTTTCAGGAGGTCTGGCAGCAGAGCGTCCCGGAGGGCATGAGCACAAGACTGGACCAGCTAAAG AGCGTTGCCCTGGTGGACCGCATGTCCCGTCCAGAGACTATCTGCCTGCTGCGAGTGGAGGAACTCCCAGAGGACACGCTGGAGCGCTTCAACCACCTCTTCACACTCAGAGAGAAATGGACAGAAGAGGACATCACGCCATACATACA AGACCTGTGTGGAGAGAAACAGACCACCGGAGCCCTCCTGACCAAATATGCTCGATCTTCAATGCAAAACGGGATCAAGGTCTTCAATTCAAGAAGGCCTGTGGCTAGATGA